The genomic segment CCTGAGCGGCATTCGCGGCAAGCTTGGCGAACTCCTCGCCATCCAAGGAGGCGCCACCAACGAGGCCGCCGTCCACATCGGGCTGGGAGACGATCTCAGCGATGGAGTCCACCTTCACGGAGCCGCCGTAGAGGATACGCATGCCAGAGGCGATCTCCTCATCGGCGATCTCCGCCACAGCGGAGCGAATCGCGGCGCACACTTCTTGGGCATCGGCCGGCGAGGCCACCTTGCCGGTGCCGATGGCCCACACGGGCTCATAGGCGATAACAGTGCGTGCCAGCTCATCCTTGTCCAGACCAGCCAAGGAGGCCTTGGTCTGCTCGACCACGAAGTTCACGTGCTCGCCGGACTCGCGGACCTCGAGCTGCTCGCCGACGCAGACGATCGGGCTGATGCCGTTCTTGAGAGCTGCCTTGGCCTTGGCGGCAACAATCTCGTCGGTCTCGTGGTGGTACTC from the Corynebacterium ciconiae DSM 44920 genome contains:
- the tpiA gene encoding triose-phosphate isomerase — translated: MANRTPLIAGNWKMNINHLEATAVVQKLAFALPKEYYETVDVALTVPFTDLRSVQTLIEGDKLHISYGAQDVSQHDAGAYTGEVSGSMLAKLGCSWAVVGHSERREYHHETDEIVAAKAKAALKNGISPIVCVGEQLEVRESGEHVNFVVEQTKASLAGLDKDELARTVIAYEPVWAIGTGKVASPADAQEVCAAIRSAVAEIADEEIASGMRILYGGSVKVDSIAEIVSQPDVDGGLVGGASLDGEEFAKLAANAAQAVA